A genomic segment from Propionibacteriaceae bacterium ZF39 encodes:
- a CDS encoding peptidoglycan DD-metalloendopeptidase family protein — MQSADPRWRFFVEDETAYSSPWYDGRGRLMIDFGCTPAPYYRPDGRCRGGQGFHHGIDVALPCGVTLRAGVSGRIVLGGLGAAYGENAFRIRTADRDLLIAHAEELLVSGGDRVEAGQPVARNGALGAPDGCHLHLEQRTVGGGLSRATDPREVLALTP; from the coding sequence GTGCAGTCCGCTGATCCGAGGTGGCGGTTCTTCGTCGAGGACGAGACGGCGTACTCCTCGCCCTGGTATGACGGGCGCGGCCGGCTGATGATCGATTTCGGGTGTACGCCGGCGCCCTACTACCGGCCCGATGGGCGCTGTCGCGGCGGTCAGGGCTTCCATCACGGCATCGATGTGGCGCTCCCGTGTGGGGTGACCCTGCGCGCCGGGGTGAGCGGTCGGATCGTGCTCGGGGGCCTTGGTGCGGCGTACGGGGAGAACGCGTTCCGGATCCGCACCGCCGACCGGGACCTGCTGATCGCCCATGCGGAGGAACTGCTGGTGTCCGGAGGCGATCGGGTCGAGGCCGGTCAGCCGGTCGCGCGCAACGGGGCACTCGGGGCTCCCGATGGGTGTCATCTCCACCTGGAGCAACGCACTGTGGGTGGTGGCCTGTCGAGGGCCACCGATCCGCGGGAGGTGCTGGCGCTCACCCCATGA
- the dxr gene encoding 1-deoxy-D-xylulose-5-phosphate reductoisomerase: protein MRDVVILGSTGSIGTQALEVIDERRDQFRVVGLAAGGGNIPLLAEQILDHRPAVVAVSKPTAVQDLQLALYAEAKRRGWNAGETTLPVIWAGPEAATRLAGEPCDVVLNGITGAAGLGATLATLRAGTTLALANKESLVIGGRLVTEAAAEGQIVAVDSEHSAIAQCLRAGRRDEVRRVIVTASGGPFRGWTREQMADVTPEQASNHPTWNMGRVITINSATLVNKALEVLEAALLYDLDLDDIEPVVHPQSVVHSMVEFHDGSTMAQCSPPDMKLPIALGLTWPDRLADAAYPCDWTKATQWTFEPLDHADFPAITLAKQAGRAGGTAPAVFNAANEACVDAFCEGRIGFLDIVDTIGAVLAEHLTGDQVSGADIGSRLIGPDRVTVDDVLAADRWARDRAEELTRSES from the coding sequence GTGCGTGATGTCGTGATTCTCGGGAGCACCGGCTCCATCGGTACGCAGGCTCTGGAAGTGATCGACGAAAGGCGCGACCAGTTCCGGGTCGTCGGGCTGGCCGCCGGGGGCGGCAACATCCCCCTGCTGGCCGAGCAGATCCTGGACCACCGGCCCGCCGTGGTCGCCGTGTCGAAGCCGACGGCGGTGCAGGACCTGCAGCTCGCCCTCTATGCCGAGGCCAAGCGCCGCGGGTGGAATGCGGGGGAGACCACGCTGCCGGTCATCTGGGCCGGACCAGAGGCGGCCACCCGGCTGGCGGGTGAGCCCTGCGATGTCGTGCTCAACGGCATCACCGGAGCGGCCGGCCTGGGTGCCACGCTGGCCACGCTCAGGGCCGGCACCACGCTGGCACTGGCCAACAAGGAGTCCTTGGTCATCGGCGGGCGACTCGTGACCGAGGCCGCTGCCGAGGGCCAGATCGTTGCCGTCGACTCCGAGCACTCCGCGATCGCGCAGTGCCTGCGGGCCGGCCGTCGCGACGAGGTACGCCGCGTCATCGTGACCGCGTCCGGCGGGCCGTTCCGAGGGTGGACGCGGGAGCAGATGGCCGACGTGACGCCCGAACAGGCGAGCAACCACCCGACCTGGAACATGGGCCGGGTCATCACCATCAACTCGGCGACCCTCGTCAACAAGGCGCTCGAGGTGCTCGAGGCCGCCCTCCTCTACGACCTGGACCTCGATGACATCGAGCCCGTGGTGCATCCACAGTCCGTGGTGCATTCGATGGTCGAATTCCATGACGGGTCGACGATGGCCCAGTGCTCGCCGCCGGACATGAAACTCCCCATCGCGCTCGGGCTGACGTGGCCGGACCGGCTGGCTGATGCGGCGTACCCCTGCGACTGGACGAAAGCCACCCAGTGGACGTTCGAGCCCCTCGACCACGCCGATTTTCCAGCGATCACGCTCGCCAAACAGGCAGGACGCGCGGGTGGCACCGCACCCGCGGTGTTCAACGCCGCGAACGAGGCCTGTGTCGATGCCTTCTGTGAGGGGCGCATCGGGTTCCTCGACATCGTCGACACGATCGGCGCGGTTCTCGCCGAACACCTGACCGGGGATCAGGTTTCGGGTGCCGACATAGGATCAAGGCTCATCGGGCCCGATCGGGTGACGGTCGACGACGTGTTGGCGGCCGACCGATGGGCCCGGGACCGGGCCGAAGAACTGACCCGATCCGAGAGCTGA